GGGTGGACAGTCGCTGGGAAAGGCGGTACAGAAAGGACAGCGCGGAATGGTCTTTGTCTACGATGTGCTCGTGCAGGGCGCCCACATCGTTGTAGTGCAACTCCATACGGTGGGCCGCCACCGTCTTGAGCAACACACTGACGGGTTCAACGTGGATCGTGTAGGGCCCCACCGAGACCCGGTCCGAAGGTAGCAACCGCTGCTTTCGGATCCGCTGCCCATTGACGTGTACCCCATTACTGGAATCCAGGTCTTCAACGAAAGCCTCGTCGCCAATGACGTAAAACTGGGCATGGCGACGACTGACGGAGTCCTCTCTGAGGAGAAAATCAGCCTCGGGCGAACGCCCCGCGATCCGGGGAACTTCGCTGAGTGTGCCCAGGACAACGGGAAACCCAGGTCGTTGAATTTTGATACGAAATGTGGCCAAAGGAATGATTCCGGTCTTTATAAGTTTACATCTCGATCCACGCCTCGCCCCTGCCCCTCCCGATCACACCCCAATTATTCAGCAAAAACCGGAAAATAGCAACTAATCCGGATAAATTTATGGTTTTAATCGATTTTATAAGTAAAAAGGCCCCCGGAACGGGTTCCGGGGGCCTCGAATTCAGGTGGACCTGAGCTTACTTCTTCGCTTTGGCCTTTGCCTTGCTCTTGGCTTTCGCCTTTGGCTTCGCCGCCGCCTTGGCCTTTCCGGCCTTCACCGCGCCACGGGGCGTCTCAATCGCCGCCTGGGCAGCGGCCAGGCGCGCGATCGGCACGCGGAAGGGGCTGCAGCTCACGTAGTTCAGACCCACGCGGTGGCAGAACTTCACGGAGTTCGGCTCGCCGCCGTGCTCACCGCAGATACCCACCTTGAGGTCGGGGCGGGTGCTGCGGCCGCGGGTCACGCCGAAATCGACCAACTGGCCGATGCCTTCCTGATCGAGGACCTGGAAGGGATCCACCGGAAGGATTTCTTCCTTCAGGTAGGAGGGCAGGAAACCGCCGATGTCGTCGCGGGAGAAGCCGAAGCCCATCTGGGTCAGGTCGTTGGTGCCGAAGCTGAAGAACTCGGCGTGCTCGGCGATCTTGTCCGCCACGAGACAGGCGCGGGGGATTTCGATCATGGTGCCGACCATGTAGTCGAGCTTCTTAAGCTTGTACTTCGCCTTGACCTGCTCCGCGACCGTGCGCACGATGGCGGCCTGGTTCAGGAACTCGTTCTGGTGGCCTACGAGGGGGATCATGATCTCCGGGAAGACCTTGACGCCCTTGGCGGTCAGCTCGGCGGCGGCGCTGAGAATGGCCGTGACCTGCATCTCGGTGATTTCGGGGTAGGCGATGCCCAGACGGCAGCCGCGGTGACCGAGCATGGGGTTCAGCTCGTGAAGCTGGTCGATGCGGTTGTGGATGTCCGTGTACTGAAGGCCCATGTGGCGCGCCAGATCGTGCACCTGCTCGGGGGAGAGGGTGACGAACTCGTGGAGCGGCGGATCGAGCAGGCGGACGGTGACAGGCTTGCCGGCCATCGCCTTGAAGATGCCGAGGAAGTCCTTCTTCTGGAAGGGAAGGAGCTTCATGACCGCGGCGCGGCGATCCTTCTCGTTGTTCGCCAGGATCATCTCGCGCATGTGGATGATGCGGTCCGGCTCAAAGAACATGTGCTCGGTACGGGCCAGGCCGATACCTTCGGCGCCGAAGGCCACGGCCTGGGCGGCGTCGCCGGGGGTTTCGCAATTGGTGCGAACGTTGATCTGGCGGGTGGCGTCGGCCCAGGCCATGATCTTCTTGTACCAGGGGTTGCGATCGGGCTGGGCGGGGAGCACGTCCAGCGCGCCTTCGAAGAGGTCGCCGGTGCTGCCGTTCATGGAGACCCAGTCGCCTTCGGAAAGGACCTTCTTGCCGATGGTGACTTTCTTGGCCTTGGCATCGATCTGGAGGGCGCCGCAACCGACGATGCAGCACTTGCCCCAGCCGCGGGCCACGAGGGCCGCGTGGGAGGTCATGCCGCCCTTGGCGGTAAGGATGCCGGAGGAGGCGTGCATGCCGTGCACGTCTTCGGGGGAGGTTTCATTGCGGACCAGGATGACCTTCTTACCCTGCTTGGCCCAGATCTCGGCGTCTTCGGAATTGAAGACGATCTGGCCCACGCCGCCGCCGGGACCCGCGGGAAGGCCCTTCGCCAGAAGGGTGGCCTTCTTCTCGGCCTTCGGATCGACCATGGGGTGAAGCAGTTCGTTGACCTGCTCCGGATCGACGCGCATGAGGGCCGTCTCCTTGGAGATCAGCTTCTGCTCGGCCATTTCCACGGCCATGCGGATGGCCGCCGGGCCGGTGCGCTTGCCGGTACGGGTCTGGAGCATCCACAGTTCGCGATTTTCGATCGTGAACTCGATGTCCTGCATGTCGGTGTAGTGCTTTTCGAGCTTGCAGCGGATGTCGAAGAGTTCCTTGTAGGTCTTCGGCCACAACTCTTCCAGGGACTTCACCTTGGTCTGGTCGGGGGTCTTGGACTTCTTGTTCAGGGGGAGGGGGGTGCGGATACCGGCCACCACGTCTTCGCCCTGGGCGTTGATCAGCCACTCGCCGTAGAACATGTCTTCGCCGTTGGCCGGGTTGCGCGTGAACGCCACACCGGTGGCGGAATCATCGCCCATGTTGCCGAAGACCATCGCCTGAACGTTTACGGCCGTACCCCATTCGTGGGGGATGCCTTCAATCTGGCGGTAGGCGATGGCGCGTTTGCCCATCCAGGACTGGAACACGGCCTTGATGCCGCCTTCGAGCTGCTTCATCGCGTCGTCGGGGAAGGGCGTGCCCAGGGTGGCTTTGACCGTCTTCTTGAACTCTTCGCAGAGGTCCTTCAGGTCTTCCGCGGTCAAGTCGGTGTCTTCCGTAACCCCGCGCTTCTCCTTGAGGGAGTCGAACTTGTGTTCCAGCTTGTGGCGGATGCTCTCGCCGTCTTTCGGCTCCAGGCCGGCGGCCTTTTCCATCACCACGTCGGCGTACATCGTGATCAGGCGGCGGTAGGCGTCATAGACGAAACGCGGGTCGCCGGAGGACTTCAGCAGGCCGGGGAGCGTCTTGGTGCACAGGCCGATGTTCAGCACGGTGTCCATCATGCCGGGCATCGACATGCGGGCGCCGGAACGGACGGAAAGGAGAAGAGGATTCTTCTCGTCGCCGAACTTCTTGCCCATGACCTTCTCGACCTTCTTCAGGGCGGCGACATACTCATCGGTGACGTTCTTGGGGATGCGCCCCTTGTTGTCATAGTACGCCGTGCAGACTTCCGTCGTGACGGTGAAGCCTGCGGGGACGGGCACGCCCAACTGGGCCATGTCCGCCAGGTTGGCGCCCTTGCCGCCGAGCAGGTTCTTCATGGAGCGGTCGCCTTCGGCTTTGCCGCCACCAAAAAAGTAGACGCTTTTCTTGGCCATTGTTAGAATTCTCCTTCACGTTGCCAAATGGGGTGCGCCGGCGGGACACAGGGGAATAGATCAGCCTGCGAATCCTGTAGAGGTACACTGCCGGTCACGATTTACGAGACACGATTGCCTGAAGCTCGGGCAAAACTTGGGGAGTATACTGGAATCCTTGTTTTTCATGCAAATATCAAGCGGCACAGGTCAAGCACGGATGGAATTAGCTTTACCCGACGCGGGTGGATGTGAAATAATTGGGCCGCTCGGAACGGGCCCATCGGGAGCAGCGACACGGCCCCCTTCCCCGCCCAGCCATCCCCC
This DNA window, taken from Candidatus Hydrogenedentota bacterium, encodes the following:
- a CDS encoding pyruvate, phosphate dikinase produces the protein MAKKSVYFFGGGKAEGDRSMKNLLGGKGANLADMAQLGVPVPAGFTVTTEVCTAYYDNKGRIPKNVTDEYVAALKKVEKVMGKKFGDEKNPLLLSVRSGARMSMPGMMDTVLNIGLCTKTLPGLLKSSGDPRFVYDAYRRLITMYADVVMEKAAGLEPKDGESIRHKLEHKFDSLKEKRGVTEDTDLTAEDLKDLCEEFKKTVKATLGTPFPDDAMKQLEGGIKAVFQSWMGKRAIAYRQIEGIPHEWGTAVNVQAMVFGNMGDDSATGVAFTRNPANGEDMFYGEWLINAQGEDVVAGIRTPLPLNKKSKTPDQTKVKSLEELWPKTYKELFDIRCKLEKHYTDMQDIEFTIENRELWMLQTRTGKRTGPAAIRMAVEMAEQKLISKETALMRVDPEQVNELLHPMVDPKAEKKATLLAKGLPAGPGGGVGQIVFNSEDAEIWAKQGKKVILVRNETSPEDVHGMHASSGILTAKGGMTSHAALVARGWGKCCIVGCGALQIDAKAKKVTIGKKVLSEGDWVSMNGSTGDLFEGALDVLPAQPDRNPWYKKIMAWADATRQINVRTNCETPGDAAQAVAFGAEGIGLARTEHMFFEPDRIIHMREMILANNEKDRRAAVMKLLPFQKKDFLGIFKAMAGKPVTVRLLDPPLHEFVTLSPEQVHDLARHMGLQYTDIHNRIDQLHELNPMLGHRGCRLGIAYPEITEMQVTAILSAAAELTAKGVKVFPEIMIPLVGHQNEFLNQAAIVRTVAEQVKAKYKLKKLDYMVGTMIEIPRACLVADKIAEHAEFFSFGTNDLTQMGFGFSRDDIGGFLPSYLKEEILPVDPFQVLDQEGIGQLVDFGVTRGRSTRPDLKVGICGEHGGEPNSVKFCHRVGLNYVSCSPFRVPIARLAAAQAAIETPRGAVKAGKAKAAAKPKAKAKSKAKAKAKK